Proteins found in one Planctomycetes bacterium MalM25 genomic segment:
- the quiP gene encoding Acyl-homoserine lactone acylase QuiP precursor yields MEPLELKASRVDFTAHRDAAGVPHATCGSWLEAVYALGYLHALDRPTQMHFASTVAAGRGAELIANRPQMLEVDRFLRRTGVHLRLSEEVGMLSPRILEQLEWYCRGVNDGLEEIGRTLPMWAVGFKPEPWTPEAVMLIGNLLSFAGLAVGEQEAERVILELIQLGIEDERLRELFSPYLDGVDFEPLREVKFAKQMSDDALELLADLPRLAGSNAWAVAPSRSATGAALLASDPHLEVNRLPAIWCETVLHWKTPEGRPEYALGATLPGCPLMAVGRTSRLAWGVTYMHANTSDHFIEDVRRKPGEDGPDADAEGVWQYRRGDDWRDYQPRLERVGRKGAEPIEELVYENEVGVLTEPPQEEGKHLSVAWVGSRPGGGKSIGTWLDVIGAPSAEAAAEVVRNSPHPSLVWVMADSQGHIAKQASGWLPLRGKASGLVPVPAWDEAQHWQGVVPAERLPGEFDPPRGFVASANEEAYQADGAPLHSHGLHDYRRRRIDERLTELPNATVEDMQALQYDVYSTHARDLLPVLLAHLPDFHPLKQRLGEWDRCFDPQSEGAALFMAFYRHVLLEVFGHERGIGQRRMIYLATRIGYSALVLTAIDRTLPKVTSSWWRQRDKGEMIRRAADRAAAEKPKKWSQVNSFHFTDRFFGGAQGQTTTGRLLGFQTAKAAMPGCHATLFQGHLKATARRESTFAPSYHFVADLATDEAWTNLPGGPSENRFSKWYKADLARWTNGEYKRLLGATPLNPDGE; encoded by the coding sequence ATGGAACCGCTGGAACTCAAGGCGTCGCGCGTCGATTTTACCGCCCATCGGGACGCGGCGGGGGTCCCCCACGCGACCTGCGGTTCGTGGCTCGAAGCGGTCTACGCGCTGGGTTACCTGCACGCGCTCGATCGGCCCACGCAGATGCACTTCGCCAGCACCGTCGCCGCGGGGCGGGGGGCGGAGCTGATCGCGAACCGGCCGCAGATGCTGGAGGTCGACCGTTTCCTCCGCCGCACGGGCGTCCATCTGCGGCTGAGCGAAGAGGTCGGCATGCTGTCGCCCCGCATCCTGGAGCAGCTCGAGTGGTACTGCCGGGGCGTGAACGACGGGCTCGAGGAGATCGGCCGCACGCTCCCCATGTGGGCGGTCGGCTTCAAGCCCGAGCCGTGGACGCCCGAAGCGGTGATGCTCATCGGCAACCTGCTCTCCTTCGCCGGCCTGGCGGTCGGCGAGCAGGAGGCGGAGCGGGTCATCCTTGAGCTGATCCAGCTCGGCATCGAGGACGAGCGGCTCCGCGAGCTGTTCAGCCCCTATCTCGACGGCGTCGACTTCGAGCCGCTCCGCGAAGTGAAATTCGCCAAGCAGATGTCGGACGACGCGCTCGAGCTGCTCGCCGACCTGCCCCGGCTGGCCGGCAGCAACGCCTGGGCGGTGGCGCCGTCGCGCAGCGCGACCGGCGCGGCGCTGCTCGCCTCCGACCCGCACCTCGAAGTGAACCGCCTTCCCGCCATCTGGTGCGAGACCGTGCTGCACTGGAAGACGCCCGAGGGCCGGCCCGAGTACGCCCTCGGCGCCACGCTGCCCGGCTGCCCGCTGATGGCGGTCGGTCGGACGTCGCGCCTCGCTTGGGGCGTCACTTACATGCACGCGAACACGAGCGATCACTTCATCGAGGACGTCCGCCGCAAACCCGGAGAGGATGGGCCCGATGCCGATGCCGAGGGCGTGTGGCAGTACCGGCGGGGCGACGACTGGCGCGACTACCAGCCGCGCCTCGAGCGCGTCGGCCGCAAGGGCGCCGAGCCGATCGAGGAGCTGGTCTACGAGAACGAGGTCGGCGTCCTGACCGAGCCGCCCCAAGAGGAGGGCAAGCACCTCTCGGTCGCCTGGGTCGGCTCGCGGCCGGGCGGGGGCAAATCGATCGGCACGTGGCTCGACGTGATCGGCGCCCCGTCCGCTGAAGCGGCCGCCGAGGTCGTCCGGAACTCGCCCCACCCGTCGCTCGTGTGGGTGATGGCCGACAGCCAGGGGCACATCGCGAAGCAGGCGAGCGGCTGGCTCCCGCTGCGGGGCAAGGCGTCGGGGCTCGTGCCCGTGCCCGCTTGGGATGAGGCGCAGCACTGGCAGGGCGTCGTCCCCGCGGAGCGCCTCCCCGGCGAGTTCGACCCGCCGCGGGGCTTCGTCGCCTCGGCCAACGAGGAGGCGTACCAAGCCGATGGCGCCCCGCTGCACTCGCACGGCCTGCACGACTACCGCCGCCGGCGGATCGACGAGCGCCTCACCGAGCTGCCCAACGCGACCGTCGAGGACATGCAGGCGCTGCAGTACGACGTCTACAGCACCCACGCCCGCGACCTGCTGCCCGTCCTGCTGGCCCACCTGCCTGACTTCCACCCGCTGAAGCAGCGGCTCGGCGAATGGGACCGCTGCTTCGACCCGCAGAGCGAGGGCGCCGCGCTGTTCATGGCCTTCTACCGGCACGTGCTGCTAGAGGTCTTCGGCCACGAGCGAGGCATCGGCCAGCGGCGCATGATCTACCTGGCGACCCGCATCGGGTACTCGGCGCTGGTGCTCACCGCGATCGACCGCACCTTGCCCAAGGTCACCAGCAGCTGGTGGCGGCAGCGTGACAAGGGCGAGATGATCCGCCGGGCCGCCGACCGGGCCGCGGCGGAGAAGCCCAAGAAATGGAGCCAGGTCAACTCGTTCCACTTCACGGATCGTTTTTTTGGTGGCGCCCAGGGCCAGACGACCACCGGCCGGCTGCTGGGCTTCCAAACGGCCAAGGCCGCCATGCCGGGCTGCCACGCGACCCTCTTCCAGGGGCACCTGAAGGCGACCGCCCGCCGCGAGTCGACCTTCGCGCCGAGCTACCACTTTGTCGCCGACCTGGCGACCGACGAGGCGTGGACCAACCTGCCCGGCGGGCCGAGCGAGAACCGCTTCAGCAAGTGGTACAAGGCCGACCTGGCGCGGTGGACCAATGGCGAATACAAGCGCCTCCTCGGCGCCACGCCGCTCAACCCCGACGGCGAGTGA
- the lacF gene encoding Lactose transport system permease protein LacF, producing MKHPRALPFLAPWIVGFLALTVWPFAASLWWSFTRYDLLSRPTWVGWRNYERLAEELWTGGPFGRALWNTFYYAAVSVPLSVALGVGLAVLLSQKVRGVGVYRTLWYLPSVVPVVASSILWMGLLDPQAGLVNHLLGEALGLPAQGWLNSTSEAAYPPSWPADSPGRWFGSKDALVLMALWGVGNFVVIYTAAIGDIPESLYEAARLDGAGPLRRFWSITLPMLSPVVFFNLVMGLIQSVQAFTQVYLVSDGVGDPAGSTLMLSLHLFLVAFRDLEIGYASAMAWGLFAIVVAVTVVLFQTSRRWVHYRG from the coding sequence ATGAAGCACCCGAGAGCCCTGCCGTTTCTCGCCCCCTGGATCGTGGGATTCCTGGCGCTGACGGTCTGGCCCTTCGCGGCGTCGCTGTGGTGGAGCTTCACTCGCTACGACCTGCTGTCGCGGCCGACTTGGGTCGGCTGGCGGAACTACGAGCGGCTCGCCGAGGAGCTGTGGACCGGCGGGCCGTTCGGGCGGGCGCTGTGGAACACCTTCTACTACGCTGCGGTGAGCGTGCCGCTCTCGGTGGCGCTGGGCGTCGGGTTGGCGGTGCTGCTGAGCCAGAAGGTCCGCGGCGTGGGGGTGTATCGGACGCTCTGGTACCTGCCGTCGGTCGTGCCCGTGGTGGCGTCGTCGATCCTGTGGATGGGGCTGCTCGACCCGCAGGCGGGGCTTGTGAATCACCTGCTGGGCGAGGCGCTCGGCCTGCCGGCACAGGGCTGGCTCAACAGCACGAGCGAAGCGGCCTACCCGCCGAGCTGGCCCGCCGACTCGCCCGGGCGGTGGTTCGGCTCGAAGGACGCGCTGGTGCTGATGGCCCTGTGGGGCGTGGGCAACTTCGTCGTCATCTACACCGCGGCAATCGGTGACATCCCCGAGTCGCTCTACGAAGCGGCCCGCCTCGACGGCGCCGGGCCGTTGCGTCGGTTCTGGTCGATCACCCTGCCGATGCTCTCGCCGGTGGTCTTCTTCAACCTGGTGATGGGCCTGATCCAGTCGGTGCAGGCGTTCACGCAGGTCTACCTCGTGAGCGACGGCGTCGGCGACCCGGCCGGTTCGACGCTGATGCTCTCGCTGCACCTCTTCTTGGTCGCCTTCCGGGACCTGGAGATCGGCTACGCCTCGGCGATGGCGTGGGGGCTGTTCGCGATCGTGGTCGCCGTGACCGTGGTTCTCTTCCAGACCTCGCGCCGGTGGGTCCACTACCGCGGGTAG
- the xcpT_4 gene encoding Type II secretion system protein G precursor, with amino-acid sequence MRSLSRVNPQKRAFTLVELLVVIAIIGILVALLLPAVQAAREAARRSQCQNKMRQLALAMHNYESTNREFPPLIDISLGEYRWSPQARILPYLEETTLYQNIDFNFDYHRLGLDGTKYNSEQEALEAGILKAARVDVLICPSEERDEARLTSDGLARDYPLNYAVNGGVWLVFDPATGRGGSGAFVPGKGFSAARYPDGLSKTLMISEVKAWMPYKRDGDSAPATAPTDPQAICSFGGNEKADSGHTEWIDGRVHQAGFTATFTPNTEVLCMIAGNEVDSDFNNRRVSTNHEATSEPTYDESAAPTYAAVTSRSYHSGGVVNAAMMDGSVQSISSDIDLTVWRSQATRDGGEVVFE; translated from the coding sequence ATGCGATCACTCTCTCGCGTCAACCCGCAAAAGCGGGCGTTTACCCTCGTTGAGCTGCTGGTCGTCATCGCGATCATCGGCATCCTGGTCGCCCTGCTGCTACCAGCGGTCCAGGCCGCTCGCGAGGCGGCTCGGCGGAGCCAGTGCCAGAACAAGATGCGCCAGCTCGCCCTGGCGATGCACAACTACGAATCGACCAACCGGGAGTTCCCCCCGTTGATCGATATCAGCCTGGGCGAGTACCGCTGGTCGCCGCAGGCGCGGATCCTGCCTTACTTGGAAGAGACCACCCTCTATCAGAACATCGATTTCAACTTCGACTACCACCGGCTTGGCCTCGACGGGACGAAGTACAACTCCGAACAGGAAGCGCTCGAGGCGGGCATCCTGAAAGCGGCGCGAGTCGATGTCTTGATCTGCCCGAGCGAAGAGCGCGACGAAGCCCGGCTAACGAGCGACGGCCTCGCCCGCGACTACCCGCTCAACTACGCCGTGAACGGCGGCGTCTGGCTCGTGTTTGATCCGGCGACCGGCCGCGGCGGTTCGGGAGCCTTCGTGCCCGGCAAGGGGTTCAGCGCCGCCCGCTACCCCGACGGGCTGAGCAAGACGCTCATGATCTCGGAGGTCAAAGCGTGGATGCCCTACAAACGTGATGGCGACAGCGCTCCCGCCACGGCGCCGACCGACCCGCAAGCCATTTGCTCATTCGGAGGCAACGAGAAAGCCGATTCGGGCCACACCGAGTGGATCGATGGCCGCGTTCACCAAGCGGGCTTCACGGCCACCTTCACGCCCAACACGGAAGTGCTCTGCATGATCGCCGGTAACGAAGTCGACTCGGACTTCAACAACCGTCGCGTGAGCACCAACCACGAAGCGACCTCCGAACCAACTTACGATGAGAGCGCGGCGCCGACCTATGCGGCGGTCACCTCGCGCAGCTATCACTCGGGCGGAGTCGTCAACGCGGCCATGATGGACGGCTCGGTGCAGTCGATTTCGAGCGACATCGACCTGACCGTTTGGCGTTCGCAAGCGACGCGGGACGGAGGGGAAGTCGTCTTCGAATAG
- the crcB gene encoding Putative fluoride ion transporter CrcB, whose amino-acid sequence MNDSLARLLAIALGGATGAVLRHGVGVACTAAWGARFAHGTLLVNVVGCFVLGLLMHEVWTPSDKPAGVWHTGLTVGLLGGLTTFSTFGYQTVRHLDAGEPLLAMGNVALNVLLGLAAAAAGVAVARLWWPVG is encoded by the coding sequence GTGAATGATTCCCTAGCCCGACTGTTAGCAATCGCCCTGGGCGGTGCGACCGGCGCGGTGCTGCGCCACGGCGTGGGCGTCGCCTGTACGGCGGCCTGGGGCGCACGTTTCGCGCACGGAACGTTGCTTGTCAACGTGGTGGGCTGCTTCGTGCTTGGCCTCTTGATGCACGAAGTCTGGACCCCGTCCGACAAGCCGGCAGGCGTTTGGCACACCGGCTTGACGGTCGGGCTGCTGGGCGGACTGACCACCTTCTCAACGTTCGGCTATCAGACCGTGCGCCACCTCGACGCGGGTGAGCCGCTGCTCGCGATGGGCAACGTCGCCCTGAACGTCCTGCTCGGCTTGGCGGCCGCGGCCGCCGGCGTGGCGGTGGCGCGTCTCTGGTGGCCGGTGGGCTGA
- the xcpT_5 gene encoding Type II secretion system protein G precursor, translating to MVGRTLGDRARLRGFTLVELLVVIAIIGILVALLLPAVQAAREAARRSLCSNNLKQIGLATLMVHDTLGEFPQGAYTTDSPSPKDQAEDGLGWATKLLPSLEEQASYDALVDIDHPEFNGDPWKPLIFRKTWTGDPTPIPGGDTVISAFLCPSVDLPKTVPEGPYFNQPLLITSGYGSSHYKGSRGYGDRGLFLRRAEALLTNKFFADYDGDGVDEEHEKRRYNRIAIRHVADGTSKTIAFGEAAYFTESTDFPLWLGTSFEDGAVLFKTQDVINCNLGGSRPFPLNEKDRQQLPDGSGTDDCAYSWHPGGAYFAFVDGSVHFLTEDLEDRVYWMLGDRIDGVVLGDF from the coding sequence ATGGTAGGAAGAACGCTCGGAGATCGAGCCCGGTTGCGCGGGTTCACCTTGGTCGAGTTGCTCGTGGTGATCGCCATCATCGGCATCCTCGTAGCGTTGCTCCTGCCGGCCGTGCAGGCCGCACGCGAGGCGGCCCGGCGCAGCCTGTGCTCGAACAACCTGAAGCAGATCGGCCTGGCCACGCTGATGGTTCACGACACCCTCGGCGAGTTCCCGCAGGGGGCCTACACGACCGACAGCCCCAGCCCCAAAGACCAGGCCGAGGACGGCCTCGGGTGGGCGACGAAACTGCTCCCCTCGCTTGAAGAGCAGGCGTCCTACGACGCCCTGGTGGACATCGATCACCCCGAATTCAACGGCGACCCTTGGAAGCCGCTGATCTTCCGCAAGACGTGGACCGGCGACCCGACGCCGATCCCCGGCGGCGACACCGTGATCAGCGCCTTCCTCTGCCCGAGCGTCGATCTGCCCAAGACGGTCCCCGAGGGGCCTTACTTCAATCAGCCGCTGCTCATCACCTCGGGATACGGGTCGAGCCACTACAAGGGGTCGCGAGGCTACGGCGACCGCGGGCTGTTCCTACGCCGGGCCGAGGCGCTGCTCACCAACAAGTTCTTCGCCGACTACGACGGCGACGGCGTCGATGAGGAGCACGAGAAGCGACGCTACAACCGCATCGCGATCCGGCACGTCGCCGACGGGACCAGCAAGACGATCGCCTTCGGCGAGGCGGCGTACTTTACGGAGAGCACCGATTTCCCGCTCTGGCTCGGGACGAGCTTCGAGGACGGGGCGGTGCTGTTCAAAACGCAGGACGTCATCAACTGCAACCTGGGAGGGTCGAGGCCTTTCCCCCTGAATGAGAAAGACCGCCAGCAGCTGCCCGACGGCAGCGGGACCGACGACTGCGCCTACAGCTGGCACCCCGGCGGAGCCTACTTCGCGTTCGTTGACGGCTCGGTCCACTTCTTGACCGAAGACCTTGAAGACCGCGTCTACTGGATGCTCGGAGATCGAATCGATGGAGTGGTGCTCGGTGATTTTTAG
- the hspA gene encoding Spore protein SP21 — MSKCTPTNRLSHLLPPQLADVDSLVNHFLSLAPQKGVAPTSWSAPASLWEADEKLHVELDVPGVSAEAVEVTVENGQLSITVERSAGENPPTYAYNERRFGKVTRTLDLPDTVDPETVDAQLRDGVLRVSIAKRPETQPRRIDVRQD; from the coding sequence ATGTCGAAGTGCACCCCCACGAACCGCTTGTCTCACTTGCTCCCGCCTCAATTGGCGGACGTGGACTCGCTGGTGAACCATTTCTTATCGCTCGCCCCGCAGAAAGGGGTCGCCCCGACCAGCTGGTCGGCGCCCGCCTCGCTGTGGGAAGCGGACGAGAAGCTCCACGTCGAGCTCGATGTGCCCGGCGTGTCGGCCGAGGCGGTCGAGGTCACGGTCGAGAACGGCCAGCTCTCGATCACGGTCGAGCGATCGGCCGGCGAGAATCCGCCGACGTACGCCTACAACGAGCGGCGTTTCGGCAAGGTGACCCGGACGCTCGACCTGCCGGACACGGTCGATCCCGAAACGGTCGACGCCCAGTTGCGTGACGGCGTCCTGCGGGTCTCCATCGCTAAGCGTCCCGAGACGCAGCCACGGCGGATCGACGTGCGTCAGGACTGA